From the Micromonospora lupini genome, one window contains:
- a CDS encoding AraC family transcriptional regulator, producing MDPLTGLLDGPRARGAFLLRSVFDPPYALRIEDRAPLTVVALVRGAAWLVPDDAPAATLRPGDVAVLRGPDGYLVADDPGTPPQVVIHPGQRCTTLRGEPLTESMALGVRTWGTGPHGSTVLLTGTYQLPGAVSRRLLGALPPLLVVPADEGRGPLVPLLAQEVTRDAPGQAAVLDRLLDLLLIDALRTWFGRPDAAPGWYRAAGDPVVGPALRLLEDDPARGWTVAALAAEVGVSRAVLARRFTELVGEPPMAYLTGWRLALAADLLREPDATLGAVARRVGYASPYALSTAFRRVRGISPREHRIGAPTG from the coding sequence ATGGACCCGCTCACCGGGCTGCTCGACGGTCCCCGCGCCCGGGGCGCCTTCCTGCTGCGCTCGGTGTTCGACCCGCCGTACGCGCTGCGGATCGAGGACCGGGCACCCCTGACCGTGGTGGCGCTTGTGCGCGGCGCCGCCTGGTTGGTGCCGGACGACGCTCCCGCCGCGACGCTGCGCCCCGGCGACGTGGCGGTGCTGCGCGGGCCGGACGGCTACCTCGTCGCGGACGATCCGGGCACCCCACCGCAGGTGGTCATCCACCCCGGTCAGCGCTGCACCACGCTGCGCGGCGAGCCGCTCACCGAGTCGATGGCGCTGGGGGTGCGCACCTGGGGCACCGGGCCGCACGGGTCGACGGTGCTGCTGACCGGGACGTACCAGCTGCCCGGCGCGGTGAGCCGGCGGTTGCTCGGCGCGCTGCCGCCGCTGCTTGTGGTCCCCGCCGACGAGGGGCGCGGCCCTCTCGTGCCGCTGCTCGCGCAGGAGGTGACCCGGGACGCGCCCGGCCAGGCGGCGGTGCTGGACCGGCTGCTGGACCTGCTTCTCATCGACGCGCTGCGCACGTGGTTCGGCCGGCCGGACGCCGCGCCGGGCTGGTACCGGGCTGCCGGCGACCCGGTGGTCGGCCCGGCCCTGCGGCTGCTGGAGGACGACCCGGCCCGGGGGTGGACTGTCGCGGCGCTCGCCGCCGAGGTGGGCGTCTCCCGGGCGGTGCTGGCCCGCCGCTTCACCGAGCTGGTCGGCGAGCCGCCGATGGCGTACCTGACCGGATGGCGGCTGGCGCTCGCCGCCGACCTGCTGCGCGAACCGGACGCCACGTTGGGCGCGGTGGCCCGCCGGGTCGGCTACGCCAGCCCGTACGCGCTGAGCACGGCGTTTCGTCGGGTCCGGGGAATCAGTCCGCGCGAGCACCGGATCGGCGCCCCGACGGGCTGA
- a CDS encoding TetR/AcrR family transcriptional regulator translates to MTARANRVALLTDAAIELIADGGMRALTHRAVDGRAGLPAGTTSAYLRTRQALIEAVVGRLAERDRTDLAAYDLPTDPPSPTPGPRLDGDDLDRLATGVAEVLDRWLSTGRSRTLARYACQLEAVHRPELRGILQHGTGMRAQARDLLTRAGATDPDRQGDQFVAFVDGLLFDRLVGTGALTAPPPGGPASRADLAGAVRTLLRALTGS, encoded by the coding sequence GTGACGGCCCGCGCCAACCGGGTCGCGTTGTTGACCGACGCGGCCATCGAGCTGATCGCCGACGGCGGCATGCGGGCACTGACCCACCGGGCCGTCGACGGTCGCGCCGGGCTGCCGGCCGGCACCACCTCGGCGTACCTGCGCACCCGGCAGGCGCTCATCGAGGCGGTGGTGGGACGCCTCGCCGAGCGGGACCGGACCGACCTGGCCGCGTACGACCTGCCCACCGACCCGCCCTCCCCGACGCCCGGCCCCCGGCTCGACGGCGACGACCTCGACCGGCTCGCCACCGGGGTGGCCGAGGTGCTCGACCGCTGGCTCAGCACCGGACGCAGCCGGACGTTGGCCCGCTACGCCTGTCAGCTGGAGGCGGTCCACCGCCCCGAGCTGCGCGGCATCCTGCAACACGGCACCGGCATGCGGGCGCAGGCACGCGACCTGCTGACCCGGGCCGGGGCCACCGACCCCGACCGGCAGGGCGACCAGTTCGTCGCCTTCGTCGACGGGCTGCTCTTCGACCGTCTGGTAGGCACCGGCGCGCTCACCGCCCCGCCCCCCGGCGGCCCGGCCAGCCGCGCCGACCTCGCGGGCGCCGTCCGCACGCTGCTGCGCGCCCTGACCGGGAGCTGA
- a CDS encoding FAD-dependent oxidoreductase: protein MDEPHAVVVGGGIGGLSAALALHRRGWRVTVLERAPELREVGAGLTLMANALRALDALGLSPALRSSTHAEAPGGVRDRRGRWLSRVDAAEMIRQLGTSALGIHRATLHRLLREALPASSLHTGAEVEHVESETDHATVRYRGPDGPRTLDADLVVGADGLRSRLRAQLWPEIPAPVYAGSTTWRAAIAFPDPIPTAITWGPAAEFGMVPIGEGQLYWYAAITAPPGGHAPDELAAVRDHFGAWHEPIPALLAATPPGVVLRNDIHHLATPLPSYVRGRVALLGDAAHAMTPNLGQGAGQAIEDAVVLGAVCSGGAHALPAALAAYDEQRRPRSQSIARASLRAGRYGQQLRNPLALAVRTAALRLTPPSATLRSMTWCADWRPPEG from the coding sequence ATGGACGAACCGCACGCGGTCGTGGTCGGCGGCGGCATCGGCGGGCTGAGCGCGGCGCTCGCCCTGCACCGGCGCGGATGGCGGGTCACCGTGCTGGAACGCGCCCCCGAACTGCGCGAGGTCGGCGCCGGGCTGACCCTGATGGCCAACGCGCTGCGCGCCCTGGACGCCCTCGGCCTGAGCCCGGCCCTGCGGTCCAGCACGCATGCCGAGGCCCCCGGCGGGGTCCGCGACCGGCGGGGCCGGTGGCTGTCCCGGGTGGACGCGGCGGAGATGATCAGGCAGCTCGGCACCAGCGCGCTCGGCATCCACCGGGCCACCCTGCACCGCCTCCTGCGCGAGGCGCTGCCCGCGTCGTCACTGCACACCGGGGCCGAGGTCGAGCACGTCGAGTCCGAAACCGACCATGCCACTGTGCGCTACCGCGGCCCCGACGGCCCGCGAACCCTCGACGCCGACCTGGTCGTCGGCGCCGACGGCTTGCGCAGCCGACTGCGCGCCCAACTCTGGCCGGAGATCCCCGCCCCGGTGTACGCGGGCTCGACGACCTGGAGGGCCGCCATCGCGTTCCCCGACCCGATCCCGACGGCGATCACCTGGGGGCCGGCCGCCGAGTTCGGCATGGTGCCGATCGGCGAGGGCCAGCTCTACTGGTACGCGGCGATCACCGCCCCGCCCGGCGGCCACGCCCCGGACGAGCTGGCGGCCGTACGGGACCACTTCGGCGCGTGGCACGAGCCCATTCCCGCGCTGCTGGCGGCGACCCCACCCGGAGTGGTCCTGCGCAACGACATCCACCACCTCGCCACGCCACTGCCCTCGTACGTGCGCGGGCGGGTGGCGCTGCTCGGCGACGCGGCCCACGCCATGACGCCGAACCTCGGACAGGGCGCCGGACAGGCGATCGAGGACGCGGTGGTGCTCGGCGCGGTCTGCTCCGGCGGCGCGCACGCGTTGCCGGCCGCGCTGGCGGCGTACGACGAGCAGCGCCGCCCCCGCAGTCAGTCCATCGCCCGCGCCTCCCTGCGCGCGGGGCGGTACGGGCAGCAACTGCGCAACCCGCTCGCCCTCGCCGTCCGCACCGCCGCGCTGCGCCTCACCCCGCCCAGCGCCACGCTGCGAAGCATGACGTGGTGCGCCGACTGGCGACCCCCGGAGGGCTGA
- a CDS encoding LppM family (lipo)protein, producing the protein MNRRVNRGRALRVAVCLLLLAVLSGCMQLNMGLTVNADDTVDGQLLLTAQKSVLSARNKNISAAFAELRQNIPALPPGEETGYEDAKLFGSQINYRKAPLAGFDSESVKLVRDGDFYRFTLPLDPKKYGGKVAQQNPQQQQAFLTLMSFEISVTFPGRVVDTNGTVNGRSVTWKVDSNQPKPTELRAVAEAPPRPSASPAAVDSDSGGFPWLLVVGGVLLLLVLAVVGVLLLRRRRPTAPAAPGPSAPGPTSPGPPAGTPGPG; encoded by the coding sequence ATGAACAGGAGAGTTAACCGCGGCAGGGCACTCCGCGTCGCGGTGTGTCTCCTTCTTCTCGCCGTCCTGAGCGGCTGCATGCAGCTCAACATGGGGCTCACCGTCAACGCCGACGACACGGTCGACGGACAGTTGCTGCTGACCGCCCAGAAGTCCGTGCTCAGCGCCCGGAACAAGAACATCTCGGCGGCGTTCGCGGAGCTACGGCAGAACATTCCCGCGCTGCCGCCGGGCGAGGAGACAGGCTACGAGGACGCCAAACTCTTCGGCAGCCAGATCAATTACCGCAAGGCACCGCTGGCGGGCTTCGACAGCGAGAGCGTCAAACTGGTGCGGGACGGCGATTTCTACCGCTTCACATTGCCGCTGGACCCCAAGAAATACGGCGGAAAAGTAGCCCAACAGAATCCGCAGCAGCAGCAGGCGTTCCTCACACTGATGTCATTCGAGATCTCGGTGACATTTCCCGGTCGGGTGGTCGACACCAATGGCACCGTCAACGGTCGGTCGGTGACCTGGAAGGTGGACTCCAACCAACCCAAGCCGACCGAGCTGCGCGCCGTCGCCGAGGCGCCGCCCCGACCCTCGGCCTCGCCGGCAGCCGTCGACTCCGACTCCGGCGGCTTTCCGTGGCTGCTTGTCGTCGGCGGCGTACTCCTGCTGCTGGTGCTCGCCGTGGTGGGCGTACTCCTGCTGCGTCGCCGTCGCCCGACGGCGCCTGCCGCACCCGGGCCGAGCGCACCCGGGCCGACCTCGCCGGGCCCGCCCGCCGGCACGCCCGGGCCCGGCTGA